One Coffea eugenioides isolate CCC68of chromosome 2, Ceug_1.0, whole genome shotgun sequence genomic window, ctctctctctctctctatatatatatatatatagagagagagaggcatTGCGTGTATATTTATACAACAGAATATGCAAGCTTCAAGACATTAGcctttcatttaacattaataTATTCATCAAGCAGAAGTAGAAGCAAAGATTTCTATCACTATTATAATCCAGATACCCTGATTCACACATTTCCCAACTGGCAATCGACTAATTCAGCAGACACTAAGAACCCAAACTTTGAGATTTGATGACTATTATCACATAAAACATTACAAAACTATCTCATCAGTATTTTATAGTAATCAAGATTTCGAGCATTTGAAGACAAGAAGGCATTGGACTACTATCAGTTCAGACTCAGAACCAAAAGCTGGAAATGATGGGACTCCATTGGCATGATGCCATCTTCATGTACATCATAAACACAAAGCAAATAAGCAGCCAAAAAACATAACAAACACATTGAAATGAATTGCACTAAAAGAATGGTGACAAAGAAGATTTTCTAGTCATTATTTACCTTGGCATAACCATTTGGCATATCTTGCACAATGCAGCCAGAGGGGAGccttctgcaatcagaaaatATTTGTGCACTTGGCCCTCCTCTGATGGAATCAACAGACACATCAACCACAGCCCAAAAACCCTCAGCATGCTGCTTGCAAAACCGGAGAAACTTCACTTCACGAACAGGGACCAAAGGTGAAAGAACTTGGAACTCAGCATGCATCTAACAGATACCAAACCAAATTCTGGCATTAGCAATTAACAAAAAGAGGGCAGAAAAGAAGAGATTCTTTCCGTTCTGAGGGATATAAGCAAGTGAAAGTAGAAGAAATAGCACACCAGTTGCAAAGCACCATTTCTTGTTCCCCCCGTGCCATCCGTAACCACATCAATAGTAGAGGCTCTCCCAATCATACATGAAAAGAGCTCGGTCCACCGGTTCTGAagaataaaacagaaaaaatatTCATAGGGAAATACAAGTACATTAGTTTTTACATACATGCAAACTACAAGAAAGGAGGGGCAATGCATTACCAGCAATTAAATAAACCGAGAAGCAGAAACCATCATGTACATAAATCCATATGTAGCATAAATCAGGTAAATATTTGCAGGCAGAGAATAATGACTGTTTgattgaaacaaatgactcgaACAGAACTAAGAAGATTAATTATGGCAATAAAAGTGAACGACCTACCGGGTCCATTAATATTTCCACAAGAGATGTGCTGTTAATAATTACGGTTCCAGTTGCCTTTGTTGCTTCTGTTACGAAATTACTAGGTTTCGTGCCGACACAAGGAGGAAATACTCTGTTGTATTCCTCAAGGTTTAATGTTTCACTGAATCCATCCAAGCTTCTAAACCAGAGGGGGTTATCAATTTGAGCCAGCTTTAAGAGTTCATCCATTGCTGCCACAGCAAGCTCCAGGTACATAGATTTGTCAATTGACACATCAAAACTCGTCATGCCCATAGAAGATCTGATGGTAGGTAGGATAGGCAAAGGATTGGTAACTGCACTAGTAAAATCAAGGCCCATCGGCACTGGAGTGCCAACTGAACTTAAGGCTGCAAAGGCATTTCTTCCTACCGCAAGCTCCAAATCAGAGTTGCCTGGGGCTATAGGACTGGCCAAGGATGACAATGGCCTACCCAAAAATTTGTTTGCCAGGCCACAAATTCGACTAAGTTCATCTCTCAGACGAGCATTTTCAATCCTAAGATGGTGCTCCTCGATAGAAATCTCTCCAAGAGCTGCTGCGCCACCACAATTGCTGCAAACTGGATTCCTCATAGCTTCTTTCATTGCAATATTTTCAATTCGAAGcttgtcattttcttgcttcAGCATGTTATTCTCATGGCGTTCCATTTGAGTCTAGTGAATGCAAGACATGCTCAGTTTGATATTTCCATGAGACAAATTTCAGcattgaaaaaaatggaaatgaagCAAAGAAAAAATCCGTGAAAGTTACCTTCATCTGGGTTCTTCTATTCTGAAACCAAAACTTCACCTGCTTGCTTTCCAAGTTCAGTCTCCTGCCAAGTTCCAACCTCGCCTTCTCATCAGGATGGGGATTCTCCTTAAAGGAACTACAATATTTAACCAGATAGAAAAACATATAAAAAGACAAGCCAAGTTTCGTCTGTGTCGAATCTAATATTATTATTCACCACTAACAAATCACAAGACAAAAAATTTAGACAGTTAGTATAAAATGAGCTCACGCTTCCAGCTCTTGAATTTGAAATGGAGTGTGCCTATGATATTTCTTTCTCCCAGATGATGATGCTTTGTCTCCCTGGGTGTCCTGATCATCTCCTGATGCCCCTTCAATGTTGTCACTCCCAGACCTGCTCTCATACTCCTCCTCCTTGGACTTGTCCGCATCTCCAGGTCCAAAATTTTCCCCGATCAAACCCATGTCTCCAGCACCCTCCATCTTGGGTTTCTGCATTTAAGTAAATTAAAGCTCGTTCCccatattaatcaatcaaactaTAACCAAGAAGGAAACAATTTGAAGGGCAAAAATAATTTCATCCATTATATTGATAATACATGCAAACATGCATATACACAGATATGAATTAGACAGAAAGAAATGGCATACAACGGCAAGGGAGAGAGGCGAGGAGTTGAATATAGGCTGGACCATAGGAGGAGGAGAGACCATATGCGGCTGAGTGTGTGCCAAAGCAGAAGTGGGAATGGTGCTGTACAGATTATCAGCCATCATTAATCCGGCAtccccaccaccaccaccgctACTACCACCGCCAATGAAACCCCCAAAACTCATGAAAGGAAACGGGTGCGATTGACAAtgaaaataagaagaagaaagaaagaaagaaaacttcctttttctttttctttcttttgatgcTTAAGAAAGACTCAAACTTTCTCACCGAAAAGGCCAAAATCTTCTGCTATCGTTTTCAAAATGGTATTTGCCTAGATTTTCTCCATCATGATCTCATCTTTCCTTTGACATCAAAGTTCACACACAGACACCCAGACACACTACTGGGGACTAAGTAACAAAGCACCATAAACTAGTAGGGAGAAATATTTCCATCTCATATTCTAATCCATGTCTACCACCATAAAATTACTCGTATCAGCATTCACTTGAGTTGCACCGTGTTTGGACCACGTTCTACTAATACTtcataaataaaaagaaaagaaaagaaaatcaactcAACCCACCAACCAAAACCCACAAAATTTAAGAACAGCCAAACGGGTTGGTACAAGACAACCAAGATACCTTATTGCACCTTTCACACTGCTACTATTACTCTCACTATTCTACTAATAACCCTTTACCCTCCCCTGTCTCCCATGGCAAATGTGAAAGGTTTGAAGAAGAACATGAAAACCCTAGATTTGGGATTTTGGTTTGACTCCTCCTCAGTCCTTAGCTGtaatgatgaagaagaaaggcccCTCCTTCCTGCCCCCTGGCCCTGTGCCCCCGTAAAGGCGTAGTAGAAAAGCAtaaagtagaaaatgaaaggtTTTAGAAGAGCATGGATAGCGAAAcaagaaaactagaaaaaaggtgaaaagccaccagaacttcttttttttattttttatttttttaaaaaaaaaactattaaaaaATGTGGACTTTTCGGTACCTTACAAAATGAATGCAACCAAGAATATGAAAAAGACCAGTTGACTCTCCCTcccctttttccacctcctcttctgttttttttcttttttaatctccttctctcttctctctccctctccccctccccctcttcTCTTTTGAACTACTGCTCGGCTTTATCCTCCATTACCAAGTTATCTGGGTTTCTTTTCCTGTTTCCTTGTGAGATCACGGAACCAATGAAGCCCCAGTACGAGAACCAAaaagcaaccaaaaaaaaagaaaaagaaaaacattgtTGACCGGGCACCACAGCGGAGTGGTATTTTTCTTACACAACTAGAAGCGTAAAAAGCGTGCTTGTTTTTTGGATGTGTAAGATGTACTTGagtacgaaaaaaaaaaaaaaaaagagtacgaGATATATAGAGATTGAGGGATAAATACAAAGTCTGAGATTCGCGTGGACCTTTCGAGTGGAGTTGAGTCTGTCTCTCTTTTACAGCGTTCCGACTCTCTCTGGATGCTGAATTGCTGCTGATATACGTTGGGATCTGTTTATTTACCAAAGAAAATGAGTAATCTACtgttagtaaaaaaaaataaataaacaaataaataaattgaatgGGTTTGATTTTTATAGCGTAAAGTAAAGgatagattttttttctttttattaaatGGTGATGGACACCAGATTAAGAGCCGACTTACTTCTTACAGAAGTGACTCCAATGGCAATGGCGCACGTTAGTGAATGCTAGGTTTATATTTGTTTAGAACGAATTTCCAAGTCCCGACTCGTTGATGAAATCGAAACCCCCTATTATAAAAAATTagaggacaaaaaaaaaaagtaagaacgAATGAAGAAGACGGACAGGGAATGGTTTTAATTTGATTAATGTTGTCGAGAGAATCAAACCTAAGAGGCTTTGGACATGGAGAGAAGAAAGGCTTTGGATATGGATACTCACTCACTCAGTTGCTATGGCTACGGCTATGGCTACTCTACTCTTTCACACCCTACTCACTTATATGTTCTTCTCTGTATCGTTGCATCTGTTCTATTCCCTCCACACCTTATTTATTGACCGCTTAGGGGCACGCATACAAGGAAACTTTATCATTTTGGTCTCACTCACTTAGATTTtcttttaggtcatatatagatATGAATGAACAAATGGTCTGCGTGAGTAATTTCTTTTCTCAAGGACTAAATATTCTTGGAGACCAGAAGGATTTTGGTAAGTAATTTAATTACATGCATGATTGAGACGATATCTTTGAGAATGGCAAATCTAGcccaaatattttcaataaatatGTGAGATGATTATGCTTAGTGACGTGTTTTCTTTTCCCCAAGGCAAAGACAACGTTCGAAATCGAAATGTCCGCCCCACGCGTGGCTAATATCACTGCGGGTAGCGCGCGTGTGATTGACTCTAGACTCGACTGGACTTCGGGAGTACTAATCCCCGCTCCAGAGTCATCAAATCTCTCCATATATGTCCAAAGCCTTCGGCGGGGGTACTTGGAAGAGGCTTCGCGGCTCAGTGGACACGTCCGCACTTGTCAAGAGAggacttttattattattattattactagtattatattttttgtaattatCTTCAGCCTCGCGAGTCAACCCCCACACGGACAGAAGAGAAGACGTTAGGATTTCTCTCTACGTCTTCTTCTGTTAGCTCCAATCTGTTAGTGGTTGGGACGGTGGTCAACAGGTCAAGTTAAAAATTATAACTTTCATTTCTTAAAGattttttgggttattttatTAAATCGGAACTCTAAAATTATCTTTAGGCATGGATGTTCCAACTTTGAAATAATGCCAACGCTTGAAGGCTCCCTATCacatgccaaaaaaaaaaaaaaaattatgtctTGATTGATTGTTGGCTAGTATTATTTAGGTTCTACTGGTAAAACGACCCTGAGTTTGAGAGTATATATGCACGCGTAAAGTTGTGAACTGGGGCTTCTTAGACCGACGGTAGAGGGTAGAGAGATTATAGAGACTTAACTTAACTAGAATGGTCCGACCCAAATGGAATTTCCATTGATGGAGGGAATTCGATGCTCGCAATATTTAGGGTTAGGGACTGCGACTAAACTGGCTACGATTCTAGGGGCTTTCATCTTCTGCTAGCATAAAACAGCTGCCCATACTACACCCTTTTTGTCTACTCCCGTGCAATTTAGCCTCCCCCATCGCGTTCCAAGTAATTCCATTTACTGTTTGTTTTGGGATGGTGGATGTTAcatttccatttccatttccttctcgatctctctctttttttctttttttttttgggggtgccTAGTAGGTTATCAGTTGGACTGCTACATCGTAGTACATCCTGTGTGTAATTATAATTATCTTGTGTATATTTAGTTTTTACGCTTAATTTTCGAGTTATCGCCGCCCATGCATGCACAGAATGCTAAATC contains:
- the LOC113759835 gene encoding homeobox-leucine zipper protein ROC6-like isoform X2; translation: MSFGGFIGGGSSGGGGGDAGLMMADNLYSTIPTSALAHTQPHMVSPPPMKPKMEGAGDMGLIGENFGPGDADKSKEEEYESRSGSDNIEGASGDDQDTQGDKASSSGRKKYHRHTPFQIQELEASFKENPHPDEKARLELGRRLNLESKQVKFWFQNRRTQMKTQMERHENNMLKQENDKLRIENIAMKEAMRNPVCSNCGGAAALGEISIEEHHLRIENARLRDELSRICGLANKFLGRPLSSLASPIAPGNSDLELAVGRNAFAALSSVGTPVPMGLDFTSAVTNPLPILPTIRSSMGMTSFDVSIDKSMYLELAVAAMDELLKLAQIDNPLWFRSLDGFSETLNLEEYNRVFPPCVGTKPSNFVTEATKATGTVIINSTSLVEILMDPNRWTELFSCMIGRASTIDVVTDGTGGTRNGALQLMHAEFQVLSPLVPVREVKFLRFCKQHAEGFWAVVDVSVDSIRGGPSAQIFSDCRRLPSGCIVQDMPNGYAKVIWVEHMEYDDSNVHQSYRPLLRSGLGFGAQKWVATLERQCECLAVITSSTVPGGDHGVISPSGRRSIAKLAQRMTHNFCAGVCATVYKWEVVQVGNADEAKLVMRKSMGNPGEPPGVVLSATSTVWMPVSEQRLFDFLRNEQTRSQWDVLSHDGAMQQMFHIAKGQDLGNSISLLRSSATSPNSNQNGMLILQETSTDVSGSLIVYAAVDIPAMNVVMSGGDSSCVVLLPSGFSVVPDCYPDSAGPNSSSGNFAKEATAGGGSNGCLLTVGFQILVNSLPASKLTLESIDTVNALIGRTLQGIRSALECS
- the LOC113759835 gene encoding homeobox-leucine zipper protein ANTHOCYANINLESS 2-like isoform X1, which encodes MSFGGFIGGGSSGGGGGDAGLMMADNLYSTIPTSALAHTQPHMVSPPPMVQPIFNSSPLSLAVKPKMEGAGDMGLIGENFGPGDADKSKEEEYESRSGSDNIEGASGDDQDTQGDKASSSGRKKYHRHTPFQIQELEASFKENPHPDEKARLELGRRLNLESKQVKFWFQNRRTQMKTQMERHENNMLKQENDKLRIENIAMKEAMRNPVCSNCGGAAALGEISIEEHHLRIENARLRDELSRICGLANKFLGRPLSSLASPIAPGNSDLELAVGRNAFAALSSVGTPVPMGLDFTSAVTNPLPILPTIRSSMGMTSFDVSIDKSMYLELAVAAMDELLKLAQIDNPLWFRSLDGFSETLNLEEYNRVFPPCVGTKPSNFVTEATKATGTVIINSTSLVEILMDPNRWTELFSCMIGRASTIDVVTDGTGGTRNGALQLMHAEFQVLSPLVPVREVKFLRFCKQHAEGFWAVVDVSVDSIRGGPSAQIFSDCRRLPSGCIVQDMPNGYAKVIWVEHMEYDDSNVHQSYRPLLRSGLGFGAQKWVATLERQCECLAVITSSTVPGGDHGVISPSGRRSIAKLAQRMTHNFCAGVCATVYKWEVVQVGNADEAKLVMRKSMGNPGEPPGVVLSATSTVWMPVSEQRLFDFLRNEQTRSQWDVLSHDGAMQQMFHIAKGQDLGNSISLLRSSATSPNSNQNGMLILQETSTDVSGSLIVYAAVDIPAMNVVMSGGDSSCVVLLPSGFSVVPDCYPDSAGPNSSSGNFAKEATAGGGSNGCLLTVGFQILVNSLPASKLTLESIDTVNALIGRTLQGIRSALECS
- the LOC113759835 gene encoding homeobox-leucine zipper protein ANTHOCYANINLESS 2-like isoform X3; its protein translation is MEGAGDMGLIGENFGPGDADKSKEEEYESRSGSDNIEGASGDDQDTQGDKASSSGRKKYHRHTPFQIQELEASFKENPHPDEKARLELGRRLNLESKQVKFWFQNRRTQMKTQMERHENNMLKQENDKLRIENIAMKEAMRNPVCSNCGGAAALGEISIEEHHLRIENARLRDELSRICGLANKFLGRPLSSLASPIAPGNSDLELAVGRNAFAALSSVGTPVPMGLDFTSAVTNPLPILPTIRSSMGMTSFDVSIDKSMYLELAVAAMDELLKLAQIDNPLWFRSLDGFSETLNLEEYNRVFPPCVGTKPSNFVTEATKATGTVIINSTSLVEILMDPNRWTELFSCMIGRASTIDVVTDGTGGTRNGALQLMHAEFQVLSPLVPVREVKFLRFCKQHAEGFWAVVDVSVDSIRGGPSAQIFSDCRRLPSGCIVQDMPNGYAKVIWVEHMEYDDSNVHQSYRPLLRSGLGFGAQKWVATLERQCECLAVITSSTVPGGDHGVISPSGRRSIAKLAQRMTHNFCAGVCATVYKWEVVQVGNADEAKLVMRKSMGNPGEPPGVVLSATSTVWMPVSEQRLFDFLRNEQTRSQWDVLSHDGAMQQMFHIAKGQDLGNSISLLRSSATSPNSNQNGMLILQETSTDVSGSLIVYAAVDIPAMNVVMSGGDSSCVVLLPSGFSVVPDCYPDSAGPNSSSGNFAKEATAGGGSNGCLLTVGFQILVNSLPASKLTLESIDTVNALIGRTLQGIRSALECS